The genomic interval GGTGAAGCTCAAGATGTTGAGCAAGTTCAAGGACAAGAAGCAGAGCCAGGTTCAAACGAAGTGCCAAAAACTGTTAACCCAGTGAAAAAACCAAAGCCTATCGTGCCGAGTTCGAATCCAAAATCAAAAACCTACACAGTTAAAAGTGGTGATCGCTTATCAGTTATAGCGGGTCGCCATGGCGTGAGCGTTAAGAAGTTGATGGAAACGAACAAAATCAAAGACCAAAACCGCATTTTTATCGGTCAAAAACTAACAATTCCTTTAGATTAATAGAGAACTCAAAAAAACTTAATTTTCTTTAAAGGACTGTGTTTGACAAAGAATGAAGTGGAGATATTATCTGTGCACACTCAAGCGGAAGAGTGGTCGAGTGGTTTAAGGCGTCGGTCTTGAAAACCGAAGAGGGTGCAAGTCCTCCGTGAGTTCGAATCTCACCTCTTCCGCCATTTATTTTCTTAAGGGCAGCAAGTAATTGCTGCCCTTATTTTTTGTCATAGCGCTCCTAGCGGGTTTTGTTTTTCAATTGTGATGAACTACAGTCATTTCGAATGAATTTAGGAGAACCAAGTGCAGTTAAGTTCACGCCGCCATTTAAAGCAGCTGATGGGAGTTTATCAGAAGCACCCCTATCGCGATACGATAAAGCTCTTTATTATTACTGGAATTAGTATGTTATTGGCTTTCTATCCTATTTATGGGGGGATGCCCATACCTGAGCGCAGAGCCCTGTTTATTTTAATTCTTGCTGCAAGTTTGTGGATGACTGAGGCGCTTCCTGCCTTTGCGGTGGGCTTCCTAGTGATTGGGCTCTCAATATTTTTACTTTCCCCAGAGAAAGGTGGGGAGATACCCTGGCAAACTTTTACTGAGACTTGGTCGAGCCCGATTATCTGGTTGTTCTTAGGTGGTTTAGTCTTGGCGCGAGCGGCAGAAAAGACGGGAGTTAATAAGCGCGTTTCGTCAATCTTGTTGACGAAGCTGGGCTCATCTCATTCCATGCTTTTGTTTGGTATCATGTTTTTGAGTTTTATTTTCTCCAACTTTATGAGTAATACAGCGACTGCGGCGATGATGTTGGGATTGATGGGGCCAGTTTTAGCGGGGTTCGCAAAAGGTGATAAGCGCAAGAAGGCTTATATAATGGCAGTGCCCTTAGGTGCTAATATTGGTGGTATGGGTAGTATTATTGGGACGCCCCCTAATGCCGTGGCAGCCGCTCTGCTCGATGGCAGAGGTGAGGGGGTGGATTTTTTAACCTGGATGTGGTACGGCATGCCACCCGCCTTGGTGTGTTTATTTGTTTTATGGTTTTACTTGAGAACCACTTATTCATGCAAAGGTAAGAACGAAACTAAATTTGATTTTGAGCTTACGCCGATGAATAAAGACTCGGTGTTCGTTATGGTGGTTTTTTTGTTGACAATCATTTTGTGGTGTACAGGTAGTTTACATGGTGTGCCGGCATCAGTGGTGGCCTTTGTTCCGATTGTTCTTCTTCCGATCAATGGAGTGATAGAAGCTGATGATATGCGAAGTTTGCCTTGGGACGTTTTGATTTTATTGGCAGGTGGCTTGACTCTGGGAGTAGCAGTCGAGAAAAGTGGTTTGGCTTACACTTTGGTGGAAGCGATGCCGAGTGCAGGAGAAAATATGTTTATCCTTGTCATTATGATGGCTTTTATGGCCTGTATAGTCTCGAATTTCATGAGTAATACCGCTGCCGCTAATATTATCATGCCTATTGCTGCCGCGATGGCTGTGGGCTATGAGAAGCCCATGTTAGTTGTGATTGCGCTCGCTTCATCCACGGCCATGTGCATGCCTGTTTCGACGCCACCGAATGCTTTAGCTTCATCGTCTGGTTTGCTAAAGGCGAGTGACTTTTTAGTTACGGGTATCATAGCGGCTATTGTGGGAGTGATTTCCTCACTCGTATGGATTCGCTTTATTCTTTGGTAAAACTAAAGTCTAGAGAAATCCCAAAGCTTTGAGTCGAGCAATTGTGAAGGTCGAATCTTTGCTTGAGCATTTTGCATCACGGCGCCAATAGCATAGATACAAAGTTGGTGGGGGATTATCGCCGGTACTCATTTGTAAACAAAGACCTTCACGAAACTATTATAGTTAAAATGAAGTAGTTATCTAAGGTTCACGTAATTTTCAGCATCAATGACTTTTGTGATATAAAAGAATTCAGCAGGCTTCTTTTGTGCATCGCTAATATTATTGCCAGATGAGTTCATAACTGTAGCGAGATAGCCCTCTGCATAAATGACATCTTTGTTTTTGAACTGCTTGAATGAAGTAAGTATTTGTTGATTTTGTGGAATCACTGGTAAGTGCATATAATCCTTCTCAAAATCGTAACCATTCAAATTTTTTTCACAAAATACAATTCTACCTGGTTCACACTGGAATTTATTTAGGAATTTTGGATTAGACATTTTGTTCCAACCAATAAACATGCTTGCTGGACTAAACGCTTTCATGAACCCTTGATTGTCATAGCTTGAAATTATCATACCTTTTAAAGAGATTTTTTTACGTGCCGTAAGGTAGAAATTACTTACTTTAGTTTTCTTTGGCTTTTTTAATGGTACGATTTTTGGTTTTGATTGCACAAAGACCTTATCAATCATATCTCTTTCCGTTAAAACAGTACTTGAGCCATCTAGATTTTTCCTTCTTACTTCTTGGCTTGTATTGATTTCAAAACTATCTGTTTTAATAGATATTTTTTTTGAGGTTAACAGGTTAAAAGCTCCGATTAAGCAGAGTAAAATAATAAAATATTTCATAGTGGTTACTTGATTTTTAATACCGTTTTTGTGAAATATTCTTGGACTTCAGTATTTAGAGACTTTTCAGATAAAGCAGCTAATTGACTCTTTAAGAGACTTTTTTCTTCTGGAGTGTAAAAATACGAGAACTTTCTAATATTTTTATAGAGCATTTTTGCCATTAATAGTCGACATTCATCTGTGTAATTATCCCTATCACATTCTTTGATTAATTTCACACCAACATGATGTAAATGATCTTTGATTTGATTGACAAGTTTGTTGTGCGCAACTTTATCCTTGGTGCGGTGTTTTTTTGAATGTTCTATAAATGTACTGACAACAGCTAATTGCGCCTCGCCATAAAAAAGGTTCATTTTAACCACAGATAGCTGTAAGTCTCTTCTTTTTTCTTCATTATAGGCTTTGACGTATTGCTTCATAAGAAAAAAAGCTTCTTTAGCTATTTGTTCCCCGACTTCTATTCGTTTCCTAGTAGTTATTTTGCTAGAGCGCATAAAAGCTAGGTTTCTTAGATCTACAACTTGATCAAATAGCTTGCCCGAGCCTTCAGAATCCGCAACTGGCAGTTCTATTTTTTTATTTTTAATAGCTTCCGTAAATTGTTTATATTTCTGTATGCTCCAAGGTTTAAAATCGGCCGCAATTAGTGATTGAAAACTTAATGATATGACAATGATTGTAATGATGAATCGTGATAAATTCATTTTAACTCCTCCAAGATTTATATGTAAAAAAAATGGTAAGTATTTTGCTCTGATATTCAAGTAGAAGTTAATGTTTTTTAAATGAAAAATCATAGGAATCCTACTAAGGTTTCAGCAGATCATAATTCTATTTTACCATGAAAGCTTAACAAGTTGGGCAAGGTTTATTCATGAGTAGTTTCGTATAACTAATGATATGGAACTTAAGCAGAAGGATACAGGTTTCTGGTATATCTAGAAAGCTCGTGTGGATTCGCATTATTCTTTGGTAAGACTAAAGCCTAGAGAAATCCCAAAGCTTTGAGTCGAGCAATTGTGAAGGTCGAATATTCTCTTGCGGATGGAGTTACTTAGCTTGCTCATCTTTAACGTAAGTGTGCATCACGGGCTCATCAAAAAAGACTTCTCCGCTTTCTTGATAAATTGTTATACGTCTGGCTTCAATTTTGTTTTCATTCATGTAAATGACGGGCTTGCGAATGAGGATGATTTTCTTTTCTTTAGGTGAGTAGGCTACTTTTTCGGAAGTTGATTTTTTATCTTCCTCAGTAATAATCACGTCGCCTTCGGCAATGATTAAATGAATTTCATTTTTTGCATTGAGGTAGCAAGTCATCTTTTTTGCGGTCATGATCATCTTGCCACGAGTGACGTGAACATTATGTTCGAAGATAGCCATGCGCTTTTTGTCTTGGTTAAAGAAATCCAGTGTGTCAGAAGTTATGATGACTTCTTCAACATTGGCTTTCTTATCCTCAAGTTTTTCTTTCGAGTCTTGATTAGGCTCGGCTAAGAGGGTGAAGCTTAAAAGTAGAGCAAGAAAGAATTTAGTCATTAGTTCTTTTTTCAGGGCGTTGGCCACGGAGTACTGAGTTGCCTTGGAAAAGTAAACTTTGGTCAAATTCTAATTCAGTTTCTAATTCTGCTTTCGTGAAAACACCAGACTTTTCAAAGAGCGCAATGGGATTATCCCACATAACTTTTTGGATGATTTCATCCTCGAAGCCTTGGTCTTTCATGAGGCCAGCAGTGACAGGGACTGCTAGAGGATTAGAGATTCCCCAGTCTGCGGAACTATTCACTAAAATCCGATCAGAGCCGTATTGTTGAATGAGGTCAACCATGCGATCGGCATCCATTTTTGAGTGAGGGTAGATGGTGTGGCCTGCCCAGCAATTTGTCTCGAGCACATAGGGGAGGGTTTCTTCATTGTTGTGATCGATGACAACTAAAGTTTCGTCAATACCTACTTCACGAATGAGGTCAATAGTGGCTTTGACGCCATTGATCTTATCTCGGTGAGGCGTGTGAACAATAACTGGTAAGTCGCGTTCTTTGGCCATCTCGAGCTGAACTTTGAAGAGCTTGTGTTCGTGGTCAGTCATATCGTCGTAGCCAATTTCACCAACGCCCACGACATTATCTTTTTCAAGGTAGCGTGGGAGGAGTTCTAAGATTTCATCGGCGTATTCGGGGTTGTTAGCTTCTTTAGCATTAAGGCAAATAGTACAGAAGTGACGAATACCAAATTGTGAAGCGCGGAAGCGTTCCCAGCCAGTGATGGATTGGAAATAATCATCGAAGGAGCCTGCGTGAGTACGAGGTTGACCGAGCCAGAAAGCAGGTTCGATAACGGCGCGAATTCCAGCTTTATACATGGCCATGTAATCATCTGTAGTACGAGAAGTCATGTGAATATGTGGGTCAAAGAATTTCATAGAGCATTTTTCTCCTTAAGAAAATTAATACAAATATCGGGAACAGTTCGTTTTGCGGCAGTGCGTTCCGTGTAAAAGAATAAGACAGCTTCAATAAGCTTGTCGTTACAACGTTGTTCTAAGCCATATATTTTATCAAATGGCATTCCCATAAATAGAACTTTTAAGGTGAGTTGAATAAACTCGGCCTCGGTAAAATGGTTAGCTGGGTAGGGGTTGTTGAGTGCTAAAGCTTTGTAGGTGTCAAGGGAGTTTGTACGGCAAACATTAACCACATCCAAGTGGAGCTCTTTGCTATCTTCGCGAAAGTTAAGTGCGAGTAAACAGGTGGCCTTTTCAAAGTCATCGCCACGAAGTAGGAGTTCTTGGATGTCTTCTGTGCGCGCTTTTGTAGAAGCAAGTAAGACGCGTCCTAGGTTGCCAATGCTTAGTAAGGCTAAGGCAGGCGCGAGTTGGTCGAGTTGTTGAATTTCCTCTTCAGTATACTGAGGGATTTGACGTCCTAATTTTCTGGGGACGCCCGCAAATTGAATGAGAAAGTCTTTTGAGCTCGCCTCGGAGGAATTTAAGAAATCATAAAAAGCCGTGGCACGACCCTGCTTTGGGGCGTATTTCAGAAGGATTGTTTTTATGGTATCAGTATTCATAATGTTAAGATGGCGCAAGACTTTCCTCTTTTCAAATAAAATTGTTTAAGCGTTCTTTAAGAATGTCCACGCCAGGGTTGCCTGGGGCACCTAAATGTGTTTTGCGCTTGACGTTTTCGTAGGGATCTTCGAGCTCAACCGTATCTAAAGACTTTTTCACTTCAATATAGGCATCGCGGAAGGTTTTTCCTTCAATGACCTGGCGATTAACGAGGTCAGTCGCATAGATGTCCTTTGAGAAGAAGCTTAGTAGACGTTCTTCTTTAATGTCGGTGTTTGAAATGACAATGCCCATGGCTTCTAGAGATTCTTCGACTAAAGTAAGGCCTTCCATGAAAACGCCTTTGGTTTCTTGGTAGTCGCTATTATAGCCTGAGAAAAGGTTGGAAATAACGCCTTGAGCTTGGCTAATTTGTCCAGTGAAGAGGTGGTAGCGACTGCGGATGATTTCGCAGGGGTCGAGATTCTTTTTGTTAGGCATGATACTTGAACCCGTGGTACAAGATTTTCCCACATCTAAGAAGTCAAATTCAGCACTTGTCATCCAAACCATATCGTTGGCTAAGCGGTTGATGACAAACATTGTGCCCCAGAGAGATTGGAGTGTCTGACATTCTACTTGGCCGCGGCTGAGCTGGCAGGAGAGTGAGTTGACTTGTGTTCTTGCAAGTCCTAGATCTTTTGTGACAAACTCTCTGTCAATAGGGAAGTCAGTGCCATATCCTGCAGCGGAGCCTAAGACATTGACGTCGTTAAGAGAGATAGCTGCGTCAATTGTTTCTTTTTGATTGATGAGAATCTCGGCAAAAGATGATGCCCAAAGACCGATAGAAGAAGGCATCGCTCGTTGAGTATGGGTGTAGCCAGGCATGGGAGTCGTTTCGTATTTACTGGCTAAGTTGAGGAGCTCTTCTATAAATGATTTGAGAGTGTGCTTAATTTTAATGAGTTTATCTTTACCAAATAGACGAGTCGCAGATACCACTTGGTCATTGCGGCTACGTGCCATGTAAAGTTGTTTGCCAGCATCGCCTGCACGTTTGATGAGTTCATCTTCGATCAAGGAGTGACAGTCTTCAATTTCAGGAAGCATTTTAAGTGTGCCATCGAGGGCTTCTTGTTTCATCTCTTGTAAATGAGTCTCTATGAGTTCTGCATCGCTTGCAGAAATGAGTTCACATTTTGCCAACATACGTCCATGAGAAATAAGTGCGATAATGTCCCATGGAAGAAGTTTATTATCGTAGTCTAGATTAGTTTTAAAGCATATTTCGTGAAGGCGTGAATTGAAGCCTTCGTCGTTGGCAGAAGTTGACCAGATAGCCATTTTGATTCTCCTAATGTAAAGTGATTTTTTGAATTAAGCTTAAAGCCTTTAATATGCAAGTAGATGTCATCTTTGCAGAGACTTATTTTACGGCTTTAGCATTTTGAAATTCAATGAGTGCGGGTATGGATCGATAAAAGAAAATAAAGTGCAGTGCGGTGGGGATTAGTGTGGAGAAAAAGGAGGTGTTTTCATAGAAAAGGAAAACTGCGAGACTCAAAGAAAAGGGAAGTGAAGCCAATACACTGATTTTGAAAAAGTTCATAAAGGGAGCTCTAACCATTCTGCGATGAAGAAAATAGAAGAGTCCAGCTAAGAAAGCGCATTGGATGATATTTGTGAAAAACATAGAACGCATGGTAGCAAAGAGCTGATGGATTTGGACACTTCTAATGAAGTCAGAGTCACTCTTTAGGAACTCTTTCAAGGGGATTTGTTCACGAGCTTCTTTCTTGTGGAAGAAGCTTTGTGTCGATTCCAAATGAGTGAAAGTTTCGAGTGGGAGTATTTGGGTGAAATCAGTGTGAAGAATGGCGAGCTTGTCTTCGGTTATTTGTATAGGAACCTTAGAGTTAAGATCGATTTCTTTATCAAGCTTGATGATGGTTTTATTATCGTTATCAAGAGACTTTATTTCTAGGTCTTGCTCGATTGTGACCTTGTCATTTTCTATGTACAATTCAGGTACTTGGTCGAGAATAGGGCTGACTTGTGTTGAGTAAAATTGCGTAAAATTAGCCTTTGCAGTCCACCATGGAAGGATGGCTGAATAGGCAGAGAGCAATAGTAAATAGAGCAAGCCGTTACGCCACTTTATGAGGGCGTTTAGTTGTTGCTCTCTTTGATAAAAGTTAGTATAAAACTTAAAGAAGGCAGCAATTTTCTGCATTAGAGCGAGTTAGGGTCCATTAAGATTCTAAGGCTCGACATAAAGGCGTCTTCGATTGAGCTTTCAAATTTTGCAGGGATGAGCGCATCTACTTGTACGTCAACCGCCGCTGGATAAAGAATAATAGGATTGAAGTATGCTGAGCTTTTATCTTTGTTGACTGCAGCAATTGTGATCAGCTCCCCGTCAGAATTTATAGAGATGAGAGGAGTAATGTTTTCATTTTCTCTAACTGTGTATCCCAATGGGAGCATTTTATTGAATTGTGCAGGTGACCTTAACATATCAATAGAGCCATCTTCCTCAGAAGCATTTAAGATTTTATGAATGTGAATTTCATCATCGCCATCAAGGCTGATGTTCAGATCATTTGTGGCATTTTGTAGGTTGCGTGAGATTTCACCTAGAAAGTTAACGCTATGAGATGAGACCCACATAATCCGTCCACCTTGGTTTTGATATTCTCTAATGCGTTTATTAAGTTCGCTTTGCAAGTACCATCCAGATCGAGCAGAAAATTTAATGCAAGGGATGATGATAACAGGCATCGACTTAGCTGTAGGGAAGTCACTGCGTAAAATAGAATCTAAATTCAAGACGGTGTATTCAATCTTCCTTTTGGCTAGAGAAGAACTGATTTGAGAAGATAAAACAAGTGCTTGCTTACCAAGAAGGGAGCCCTGCTTAGTAGATAGTGGTTCAACGAGTAAACCCACGCTGCCTTCTTTGCTCTGCGTTTTAATAGCCTCTTTAAGGAAAAGGCTTGTTTCAAGAGGGATTGCTTGATCGATTTTACTCGAGCTTACTGTAATGCTTTTACTATCGGGGGCTTTATACTTTATCTTAAGTTTGGCAAATTCTACGGCAGTTCTTAGTATGGATG from Lentisphaera araneosa HTCC2155 carries:
- a CDS encoding LysM peptidoglycan-binding domain-containing protein, encoding MKIKSFALFVAVLAVHLIVGGVTWVVTRQAGEHAAGEAQDVEQVQGQEAEPGSNEVPKTVNPVKKPKPIVPSSNPKSKTYTVKSGDRLSVIAGRHGVSVKKLMETNKIKDQNRIFIGQKLTIPLD
- a CDS encoding SLC13 family permease, with translation MQLSSRRHLKQLMGVYQKHPYRDTIKLFIITGISMLLAFYPIYGGMPIPERRALFILILAASLWMTEALPAFAVGFLVIGLSIFLLSPEKGGEIPWQTFTETWSSPIIWLFLGGLVLARAAEKTGVNKRVSSILLTKLGSSHSMLLFGIMFLSFIFSNFMSNTATAAMMLGLMGPVLAGFAKGDKRKKAYIMAVPLGANIGGMGSIIGTPPNAVAAALLDGRGEGVDFLTWMWYGMPPALVCLFVLWFYLRTTYSCKGKNETKFDFELTPMNKDSVFVMVVFLLTIILWCTGSLHGVPASVVAFVPIVLLPINGVIEADDMRSLPWDVLILLAGGLTLGVAVEKSGLAYTLVEAMPSAGENMFILVIMMAFMACIVSNFMSNTAAANIIMPIAAAMAVGYEKPMLVVIALASSTAMCMPVSTPPNALASSSGLLKASDFLVTGIIAAIVGVISSLVWIRFILW
- a CDS encoding LptA/OstA family protein, encoding MTKFFLALLLSFTLLAEPNQDSKEKLEDKKANVEEVIITSDTLDFFNQDKKRMAIFEHNVHVTRGKMIMTAKKMTCYLNAKNEIHLIIAEGDVIITEEDKKSTSEKVAYSPKEKKIILIRKPVIYMNENKIEARRITIYQESGEVFFDEPVMHTYVKDEQAK
- a CDS encoding TatD family hydrolase — encoded protein: MKFFDPHIHMTSRTTDDYMAMYKAGIRAVIEPAFWLGQPRTHAGSFDDYFQSITGWERFRASQFGIRHFCTICLNAKEANNPEYADEILELLPRYLEKDNVVGVGEIGYDDMTDHEHKLFKVQLEMAKERDLPVIVHTPHRDKINGVKATIDLIREVGIDETLVVIDHNNEETLPYVLETNCWAGHTIYPHSKMDADRMVDLIQQYGSDRILVNSSADWGISNPLAVPVTAGLMKDQGFEDEIIQKVMWDNPIALFEKSGVFTKAELETELEFDQSLLFQGNSVLRGQRPEKRTND
- a CDS encoding EboA domain-containing protein, which produces MNTDTIKTILLKYAPKQGRATAFYDFLNSSEASSKDFLIQFAGVPRKLGRQIPQYTEEEIQQLDQLAPALALLSIGNLGRVLLASTKARTEDIQELLLRGDDFEKATCLLALNFREDSKELHLDVVNVCRTNSLDTYKALALNNPYPANHFTEAEFIQLTLKVLFMGMPFDKIYGLEQRCNDKLIEAVLFFYTERTAAKRTVPDICINFLKEKNAL
- a CDS encoding lyase family protein, coding for MAIWSTSANDEGFNSRLHEICFKTNLDYDNKLLPWDIIALISHGRMLAKCELISASDAELIETHLQEMKQEALDGTLKMLPEIEDCHSLIEDELIKRAGDAGKQLYMARSRNDQVVSATRLFGKDKLIKIKHTLKSFIEELLNLASKYETTPMPGYTHTQRAMPSSIGLWASSFAEILINQKETIDAAISLNDVNVLGSAAGYGTDFPIDREFVTKDLGLARTQVNSLSCQLSRGQVECQTLQSLWGTMFVINRLANDMVWMTSAEFDFLDVGKSCTTGSSIMPNKKNLDPCEIIRSRYHLFTGQISQAQGVISNLFSGYNSDYQETKGVFMEGLTLVEESLEAMGIVISNTDIKEERLLSFFSKDIYATDLVNRQVIEGKTFRDAYIEVKKSLDTVELEDPYENVKRKTHLGAPGNPGVDILKERLNNFI
- a CDS encoding DUF1189 family protein; amino-acid sequence: MQKIAAFFKFYTNFYQREQQLNALIKWRNGLLYLLLLSAYSAILPWWTAKANFTQFYSTQVSPILDQVPELYIENDKVTIEQDLEIKSLDNDNKTIIKLDKEIDLNSKVPIQITEDKLAILHTDFTQILPLETFTHLESTQSFFHKKEAREQIPLKEFLKSDSDFIRSVQIHQLFATMRSMFFTNIIQCAFLAGLFYFLHRRMVRAPFMNFFKISVLASLPFSLSLAVFLFYENTSFFSTLIPTALHFIFFYRSIPALIEFQNAKAVK